In Ruminiclostridium papyrosolvens DSM 2782, the following proteins share a genomic window:
- a CDS encoding ParA family protein, with protein MTKTICIANIKGGVGKTTIVHNLSHALSIKGKKILMIDLDMQGNLSDRSSNGQQRNSVYQLLTDNDINTEQCIHQSGIPNVDIIPSQINIGEIGRVLEQRGTSKRLYILKERLGEIGKKYDYIIMDTHPVLDYLFVSAMIASDYYIIPAVPSIDSVKGINLTRRFVIDIKKTNPNIKELGILINNIDNRTNTSKKIVASLEQNIGDTLFKTRIPHNTHINQAALNYVTTFQLKKNSICNTSFLELSDEIIKRMI; from the coding sequence ATGACGAAAACTATTTGTATTGCTAATATTAAAGGCGGTGTAGGCAAAACTACAATTGTGCATAATTTATCTCATGCATTATCCATAAAAGGTAAGAAAATTTTAATGATTGATTTAGATATGCAGGGTAATTTATCTGATCGTTCAAGTAATGGACAGCAACGCAATTCAGTATATCAACTTTTAACAGACAATGACATTAATACTGAACAATGTATACATCAATCAGGAATACCTAATGTGGACATCATCCCATCCCAAATTAATATTGGTGAAATAGGAAGAGTATTAGAGCAAAGAGGGACAAGCAAAAGATTATACATACTAAAGGAGCGGCTGGGGGAAATAGGTAAAAAATATGATTATATCATTATGGATACGCATCCTGTGCTAGATTATTTATTTGTATCTGCAATGATAGCCAGTGATTATTACATAATTCCGGCAGTTCCAAGTATTGATAGTGTGAAGGGTATTAACCTGACACGTAGATTTGTAATTGATATAAAGAAAACCAATCCCAATATTAAAGAATTAGGTATACTCATAAATAATATTGATAACAGAACAAATACCTCAAAAAAAATTGTCGCCAGTCTGGAACAGAATATAGGAGATACACTTTTTAAAACAAGAATCCCTCATAATACACATATCAATCAAGCGGCACTAAACTATGTAACAACCTTTCAGCTAAAGAAAAACAGTATTTGTAATACCAGTTTTCTGGAGCTGTCTGATGAAATAATAAAGAGAATGATATAG